One Conger conger chromosome 7, fConCon1.1, whole genome shotgun sequence genomic window, gtcacAGAATAATGGGCTCAGGGAAGCCttggaattctggattttgtgtttttgtttgagaCACATGAGATCTATTAACCTGCagcaatgtacaaaaaataaaaaatacattgttgCTCAATGTTTGATAAACTGCCAATTGTAAACTTTTTGACAGTTGAGGAAATAATTACTGAAGGTTAACCTACCTTTTATTTTCAGATCCTAAAGGACTGGTTTTTCAGAAGGTGCGAAACAGTGAAGAGCAAATAAACCGGCGATGAGCCCCCTGAATTCAGCCGACTTTACAAACGACAGTATTGTGCATCCTGACTTCTTTTACATAAGTGGACTTGCCGGTATTCCCCACATAGAATACTACTATATTTTTACGTGCTTTGTTTATGCTCTGACTCTACTGGGGAACAcatttgtcatgtttatgattTACACTGACCGCTGTCTTCACAGTCCAAAATACattgcagtttttaatttggctcTGTGCGACTTGTGTGGAAGCACTGCATTCATACCTCCGTTAATTGACACCGTCATGTTTAATTCACACTTAATTTCCTTTGAGGCCTGCTTGGCTAAtatgtattttgttatttgttttatctCTCTACAATCTTTCACTCTGGCTGTTTTGTCCTATGATAGATGTGTTGCGATATGTGTTCCACTGAGATACAATGAGATTGTGACTAATAAATCAATATTGGTGATAACAGCCACATTATGGATTTTTGCAGGAATGGCCATTCTTATGGCTGTGATGTTCatcaacacactgtcattctgcAAATCCACTGTGATAAACAGCTTTTACTGTGATCACGGACCCATACACCGTTTGGCATGCAATGACTATACTCCAAGCAAGGTAATTAATTGGACACATCCTATTATGATTCTCTGGTTTCCATTACTGTTTATCGTCGTCACGTACATTTGTATAGCCAGAGCGTTATTAAAAATTGCGGCAGCCTCAGAGCGCCTCAAAGCCATGCAAACCTGCACCTCTCATTTAATcttggtgagtgtgttttatcTTCCTATCTGTATCACTGAAGCAATGGGCTCCTCCATGCACCAGAACACCAGGATGATTAACTATTCTCTGTCTACCTTTTTGCCGCCTGTGCTGAATCCAATCATTTACACACTGAAGACAGAAGAATTCAGAGAATCCATTAAAAAGCTGTACATAAGAAACAAGATACACATCACTGTGAGAAATGAGTGAACACCTGTTTTGAATACAAATAACTGATTGACAAGTTGAATtatcaaacatttttctgaatcCTCCACTTAATTGTGAACTGGAAGAGAAATTTGCACATTTAGATGCTCCATTGCATACTACTGATGTaacacatggttatttgagttatcaTTGCCTTCCTGTAAGTTAACCACTCTGGccattgctgctcactggatgttcttgGACAgggcttcatcccacagcaagacaatgatcccaaaaatACACCAGTCCTCTCATTCTTCTTAATTATATTCCAACAAGTTTGTGTctgtaagcctattgttttctCTATGTCTCAGactatgtttttcttatttctctgcccCATTatagcttccttgactttcattggtacCACTCTGGCCATCatattgacaaacaccaataatacACTCCAaaataacaatacaacactCCAAACTCTaaatcctagaatcaagactatatACTAAAAGCTTTCTTATTCCTTTATGGcagaagtgattgaatacaactgactaatcagaaacagctaaaAAGGCACCTGGTAAATtacctttggtcccctaaaatgggggtacTTTGTATGAAAAGGGATCCCTATGCGGATCAGTCAAtatggatgtactgtatgtacctcaaattaaaggtaacaGACTGCACATTAACCTCAGCTTTATTGTTTAATCGAATGTGCTGAAGTATTGAGCCAAAATaagagaaattgtaccactgtctaaatacttatgCACTGTATTTAAATCCAGGGTGAGCCTAATAATTGTTGAGATTATGTGGTTTGTCTCAGTAGAGGCAGACAGGTGGGTGTCAGTAGAGTCAGACAGGTGGGCCTCAGTAAGATCAGACAGGTGGGCCTCAGTAAGATCAGACAGGTGGGTCTCAGTAAGATCAGACAGATGGGTCTCAGTAAGATCAGACAGGTGGGTCTCAGTAGAGTCAGACAGGTGGGTGTCAGTAGAGGCAGACAGGTGGGTCTCTGAAGTGTCAGACAGGTGGGTCTCAGTAGAGTCAAACAGGTGGGTCTCAGTAAAATCAGACAGGTGgtcaaatttttttttggaagaagatttttttttctaggAACcaagacccccccctcccccctcagtaGGGGTGGTTCATGAAAACAATAGAGTTCCAAAAATTTGCTGTGCATGGGCCCCTAAATAAATGAACTCAtaaacagacaaataaataaatagcaacatGAAATCTACTGGTGTCATCGCATCATGTTGCATTAATTATACATGAGCATTTCTTCTGTGTCCTGTTCCCTTGGTGAAATGCTCTGTGTCAAAACGGTGGGCTATAAGAAGGACGTTGAACACATTGGCTCACCACAGTCTGTTCCATATGACCGATCATCAAGTTCAAGGACATACATCCACTCAAAGAGAAATATCGTAAGACAATGAATtacttaaaatataaaacaatttatttgaTATGAGAGATAGATATATTGGCAACATATTTGGTGTGTGCAGTTTTCCATACAGTTATTGGTAAGTATTAAgctcattttaaattattaatttatttatttatctgaaaGAGCTGGAATTTTTTGTTTAGCTTGAAGTCAAtatgaattattataatttagaaaaaactgtactgcttttaaaaaaaggtacaaaatacAGTGGGGAGGTACAATTTCAGTTA contains:
- the LOC133133386 gene encoding olfactory receptor 1F1-like translates to MSPLNSADFTNDSIVHPDFFYISGLAGIPHIEYYYIFTCFVYALTLLGNTFVMFMIYTDRCLHSPKYIAVFNLALCDLCGSTAFIPPLIDTVMFNSHLISFEACLANMYFVICFISLQSFTLAVLSYDRCVAICVPLRYNEIVTNKSILVITATLWIFAGMAILMAVMFINTLSFCKSTVINSFYCDHGPIHRLACNDYTPSKVINWTHPIMILWFPLLFIVVTYICIARALLKIAAASERLKAMQTCTSHLILVSVFYLPICITEAMGSSMHQNTRMINYSLSTFLPPVLNPIIYTLKTEEFRESIKKLYIRNKIHITVRNE